The DNA segment GTAAGCTGCAAATTTAGAGAAGGCCACGCCTACCGCGGCGATGGTCCCGGTTTGAATGACGGCGAAAAAACTCCATCCATAGAGAAAAGCAATCAACTTGTTATAAGATTCTTTCAGGTATACGTATTGACCGCCTGCTTTGGGAAACATAGCACTCAATTCCCCATAACTTACCGCTGCAATTACGGTAACCAGTCCGGTGATGACCCAGATTAAAATCAGCCAGCCTGCCGATCCTACCTGCCTGGTGATATCGGCACTGACAATAAAGATTCCGGAGCCGATCATAGAACCTACGACCAGCATTGTACCATCTAATAAGCCAAGTTCTCTCTTGAAAGAGCCATCTTGATTTTCTTTTTCCATTTAGTTTGTTTTAGTTTTTAGCCCTGAATCTTTCAATTGTTGCATTTGTGGTTCCTGCAATACCTGAAACATTCATAGACTTGGTTTTGGTTTTTCAAAATGAAACGATCCTGTCAGCACTGATCTGCACAATTAATTGTGGTTCAATTTGATGGTTTCATTTTGTTTGGTTAGTTTGTGCTAATATATTTAAAATAATTAAAATCAGATTGCCCTGATTGGCATTCGGAATATTAAATTAATATTTCTCGAAAAAAGCTTAACAATCAATTCATTAAAAATTTGCTTTTTAAAAGAACACCCTTATTTTTACGTTGCTCTACCTTCATAATCAACGCTCTAACCACTCATGATAATGAAGGGGCCGCAATTAACCGCAAAAACCAAATAAAGAACCAAATAAACAGAAATTAAGTATGGAGTTTTTACAAAACAATCTAATCTATTTTATTCCCGTCCTGGGATTAATTGGCATTATCGTCATGGCTATTAAAAGTGCCTGGGTAAACAAGCAGGATCCTGGTGATGCAAACATGCAAGAGTTGGCCGGCTATATTGCCGACGGGGCGATGGCCTTTTTAAAAGCAGAATGGAAAGTATTGAGCATTTTCGTGGTCTTCACCGCAGCTTTACTGGCCTATTCCGGAACCGTTCACGAAGTCAACGGAGTGGAATTGCATTCCAGCTGGATCATTGCTGTCGCTTTTGTGATTGGTGCTGTATTTTCTGCTACTGCAGGATATATCGGGATGAAAGCCGCTACAAAAGCCAACGTACGTACTACCCAGGCTGCAAGAACGAGTTTATCCAAAGCTTTAAAAGTTTCCTTCACGGGAGGAACAGTAATGGGACTGGGTGTAGCAGGACTGGCAATCTTGGGATTAGGAGGTTTGTTTATTGTCTTCATGCAGGTATTTAATGTCGTAGAAGCCAACAGTACAGAAATGAAAACAGCAATAGAAGTGCTGACAGGTTTCTCCCTGGGTGCAGAGTCTATCGCCTTATTTGCCCGTGTTGGCGGCGGTATTTATACCAAAGCAGCCGATGTAGGTGCCGATCTGGTAGGTAAAGTAGAAGCCGGAATTCCGGAAGATGATGTAAGAAATCCGGCGACAATTGCCGATAACGTAGGTGATAATGTGGGGGATGTGGCTGGAATGGGTGCCGATTTATTCGGTTCTTATGTAGCAACGATACTCGCAACCATGGTGTTGGGACAAGAAATCGTGGTAGATAAATTAAATGGTGTAGCGGTCGATAACCTGAATGGTTTCTCGCCGGTATTGCTGCCAATGGTAATTTGCGGACTGGGAATTTTGTTCTCCATCGTAGGAACCTGGTTCGTTCGCATTAAAGGAGAAGATTCCAATGTACAAACTGCCCTGAACTTAGGAAACTGGAGCTCTATCGTACTTACCGCTATCGCTTCTTATTTTATTGTGATGTTCATGCTTCCTGCTCAGCTGCATTTACGTGGCGTTAACTTTACCAGTCTGGATGTATTTTTTGCCATCATTGTTGGGTTAATCGTGGGTACTTTGATGAGTATCATTACAGAATATTATACCGCTATGGGCAAAGGCCCGGTGAATTCGATCATTCAGCAATCAGGAACCGGCCATGCCACAAATATTATCGGTGGTTTATCTGTAGGGATGAAATCTACCGTAGCCCCGATTCTGGTACTGGCAGCCGGAATTATCTTTTCTTATGCCTTTGCAGGTTTATATGGTGTGGCCATTGCCGCAGCAGGAATGATGGCCACAACGGCGATGCAACTGGCCATTGACGCTTTCGGTCCTATTGCAGATAATGCAGGTGGAATTGCCGAAATGAGCCAGCTTCCACCAGAAGTTCGGGAACGTACAGACAATTTAGATGCAGTAGGAAACACTACAGCGGCTACGGGTAAGGGTTTCGCCATTGCTTCTGCAGCCTTAACCTCACTGGCTTTATTTGCGGCCTTTGTTGGCGTTGCAGGAATTGATGCCATCGATATTTATAAGGCCCCTGTTTTGGCGGGCTTATTTGTAGGAGCGATGATTCCTTTTATCTTCTCTGCTTTATGTATTGCTGCTGTTGGTAAGGCCGCAATGGACATGGTTCAGGAGGTTCGTCGTCAGTTCCGTGAGATTCCGGGAATTATGGAATATAAAGCGAAACCGGAATACGAGAAATGTGTGGCGATCTCTACAGAAGCTTCTATCCGCGAAATGATGTTACCAGGGGCAATCGCTTTACTGGTTCCGATCATCGTTGGCTTTGGGCTTAAAGGTGTATTTCCTTCGGTAAGTTCTGCGGAGATCTTAGGTGGTCTGCTTGCTGGTGTTACCGTATCAGGTGTATTGATGGGGATTTTCCAGAGCAATGCCGGTGGTGCCTGGGACAATGCAAAAAAATCATTTGAAAAAGGGGTATCGATCAATGGAGAAATGTTCTATAAAAAATCGGAACCACATAAAGCTTCAGTGACTGGTGATACCGTCGGTGATCCCTTCAAAGATACTTCAGGTCCATCGATGAATATCCTGATCAAACTGATGTCTATCGTTTCTCTGGTGATCGCTCCGTACATTGCCGTTGGAGTGATGACAGAAACAAAACAGGAGATCAAAAAAGAGATCAGGGTCATTAAAACGGTCGATTCTCTGGGAAAAGAAACAATGGATACGGTAAAAAATACCATTGACACCTTGACCGTCAAGCCATAATATTATAATTGTTACTGCTAAAAGGGATTTTGAATAAGAATCCCTTTTATTTTTAAACATATTTTATTTAGGTTTGACAATCAGATTACAAACCAAAGACTATAGAAAACTATTACTAAATCTTAAATTATGAATTTTAGAAAGTCAATCGACTTACTTACAAAAGAAGCTGCTGAGAGCGGAGAGGGCACCCTGAAGCGGACCCTTGGCCCCGTTAACCTGGTAGCTTTGGGTATTGGAGCCATTATTGGTGCTGGACTATTTTCCATCACCGGTTCTGCAGCCGCCAATAATGCCGGCCCGGCCATCACCATTTCCTTTATCATTGCAGCAATTGGTTGCGGATTTGCAGGCTTATGCTATGCAGAGTTTGCTTCCATGATTCCTGTTGCAGGAAGTGCTTACACCTATTCTTATGCCACCATGGGCGAATTAGTTGCCTGGATTATTGGTTGGGATTTAGTGTTGGAATATGCGCTTGGTGCGGCCACGGTTTCCATCAGCTGGAGCCGGTATCTCGTTAAGTTTCTTGCTTATTACGACGTCCACCTCCCTGCGGAAGTGACGATGTCACCTTTTGAGACTGCACAATTGCTTGACGGAACAACCGTTCATGGAATGTTCAACCTTCCGGCGGTATTTATCATATGTCTGATGTCATTGGTATTAATGAGAGGCACTCAGGAGTCTGCTTTTATCAATGGTTTGATTGTAGCGATTAAAGTAGTTATCGTATTCATATTTATTTTCTTAGGTTGGAAATACATCAACGCAGACAACTATTCTCCATATTTTATTCCTGCAGATAAGCCAGGTCATGACAGCTTCTTTACCAATGGATGGGGAGGTGTCATTCGGGCCGCGGGAATTGTGTTCTTTGCTTATATTGGTTTTGATGCCGTTTCTACTGCAGCACAGGAAGCTAAGAATCCAAAGAAAGATATGCCAATCGGGATTCTCGTTTCCCTGTTTGTATGTACCGTTCTTTACATCTTATTCGCACACGTAATGACAGGTGTTGCCAACTATGACATGTTTAAAGGTCAGGATGGTATTGCGCCGGTTGCTGTTGCTATTGATAATATGGGAGTTAAAAATGCGGCCGGTGTGGTTACGCCTGCGTTCCCATGGTTAAATAAATTGATCATCCTTGCGATTTTAGGTGGTTATGCTTCTGTAATCCTGGTGATGTTACTGGGACAATCAAGGGTATTCTTCTCGATGAGTAAAGATGGTTTATTGCCTAAAGTATTCTCCAGTGTTCATCCTAAATTCAGTACTCCTGTGAAAAGCAATTTACTTTTCATGGTGTTTGTGAGTTTATTTGCTGCATTTGTTCCGGCAGGCGTAGTTGGTGAGATGACCAGTATCGGTACCTTACTTGCATTTATCCTGGTATGTATCGGAATTGTGATTCTTAGAAAACGCATGCCAGATCTTCCAAGAGCATTTAAAGTGCCATTGGTGCCACTAATCCCGATCTTAGGTGTGGTGGTATGTTTAGGAATGATGGTATTCCTTCCTTTAGATACCTGGGTTCGTTTATTGGTATGGATGATCCTTGGTATGGATGTTTACCTGTTCTATGGTATCAAAAACAGTTTATTATCTGACAATAACCCGGTAACACTGGCAAGAAGCAATAAAGTAGTTTCCTTAATCGGACTGGCTTTGGCTGCACTATTGGTTGCTGTTGCCTTCATTCACCATAGCATCACAGACGGAAAAGATACAGGCTTGTATTATTTCTCTCTGGTTTATGCTGCGGTACATTTACTATTATACGCCTATCGTCTTTCCACTTCTAAAAACGTGAAAGCCAAGATAAACTAACAACCGTTTAAAGGATTTCTATTCTTTATTACGTGATAAGGCCTGATGTTAATCCTAACATCAGGCCTTGTTATTTCCTTATATTCTGCACTCAACAGTAAAACTGTCTCATTTTTATTACAATTTAATTTACCTTTGCAGCATAAATTAACTGCTATGGAATTCAATTTCAGTCAAATCTTGTCGTGTTCGATGGTTATTTTTGCCATCATCGATATCCTGGGCTCCATCCCTGTGGTGATAGAACTCAGAAAAAAAGCCGGTCATATTCAGTCTGAAAAAGCGACCATAGTAGCAACAGTGCTAATGATTATCTTCCTTTTTGCGGGAGAAACCCTGTTAAAAGTCATTGGTCTTGATGTGGAATCTTTCGCCATTGCAGGTTCCTTTGTAATCTTCTTTATTGCAATGGAGATGATCCTCGGCTTAACCATATTTAAAGAAGAAGTTCCTGAAACCGTATCCATTGTACCTCTGGCCTTCCCTTTAATTGCAGGTGCAGGAACAATGACCACCCTCTTATCGTTAAAAACAGAATATGCCACTCAAAATATCATTGTGGGCATCCTGATCAATATGAGTTTTGTATACTTTGTACTGAAGAATACAAACAGACTGGAAAGACTTTTTGGAAAGTCCGGGTTGAATGTATTAAGAAAGGCATTTGGAATCATATTACTTGCGATTGCCATCAAACTCTTCCGTAACAATACCGGACTGTAACATATCTGCTTCGGGCGCGTCTTATATTAAGAAACCAATATAAGAAGATGAATAACTTCGAGCAATTTACCCTCATCATTGGCGCTTTGGCCATTTTCTTTGAAGCCCTAAGGCATGCAAAGGAAAAGATCAGGCATTGGTTTAGTACGCAAAAGCACTAAACCTTAGTCAAGCGGGCTACAAACATGGTATCCGCTTTGTCTTTATAACCTTTGATCACTTCCATTTTCTCCAGTTTCAGCGAAAGGTTTTCTTCCAGATAGCTGACCACCTCCTCATTCTCCTGCTTAAAAACAGAGCAGGTGATGTAGATGAGCGGTTTTCCCGGTTTCAGGTATTTCACAACATTCGATGCAATGGCCTTTTGTAATCTGGTATAATTGCTGATTTTATGTTCATCAAAGAAATACAGCATTTCCGGTGTACGTCCCCAGGTTCCTGAACCGGAGCAAGGTGCATCCAGAATAATCCCATCAAATTCATAATGGTGTAAATCCTGATCATTGTTTTGCAGCAGATCCAGGACTTTCTTTTGATACTTTTTAATTCCCGCCTCGTGAAAACGATCATCGAGGTTGTTTAAGCTATTTTCTCTAACATCACTCACCAACAGCTGCACGCTAGGCTCAAGATCGTGCAGAAGCAGGGATTTGCCGCCTGAGGCAGCACAGCAATCCCACCAGTAATCCCAGGTTTTGGGCTCAAAGAACATCCCTGTCTTTTGAGAAGAAAGATCCTGCACCTGATAGAACTTCTGATTGGGGAATACATTTTCCAGCTTTGTACCATTCGGCAAGGCCAGTGTGGTCTCGCTCAGCTCCTGAACAGGCACTTCATGCGCTTTCAAAGCTTCCAGTAATGATTTTAAATGACCAGTAGTGATTCTTAAAAATAAGTCTGGTTGTGTAAAGAAGGATTCAAAGAAATCTTCCTTCTCTACCGCTGCTGAAAGGTTTTGATGAAAAGAAAAGACATCCGCCAATTTAAAATCGGCAAATGCCTGTTGTACCAGTTCCAGTTTGGCTTTTACCGGCAGTTCCATCTTCGCTGCCAAAGCAGGCAAATGCGTCTCTACCACAAGACTTGGCGTAGTATTACATAAGAAATCAGCTACCGCAAGGCGAAGCACCTGCTGCTCTTTGATCAGGGCCTTTCCAAGCCTAAAAAAGCTATAGATATAGCGGCTGGACCATCTTCTGTCGGAAGAGCCCATCTTTTTATTCTGCTTGAAATAGATAAACAAAAACCGATGCAAAGGCAATAAGCCATCATAGTTTTTAAAGATCTGCTCAAAAGCCCTGATTTGATGTTCTATTCTCATTCTATAACGTTTAGCGCAAAGTTCTTATAACGTAAAAGCATTAAACTGGTATTGATATAGCCCAGTTTCTCATTATGATAGAACGTAAAG comes from the Pedobacter sp. FW305-3-2-15-E-R2A2 genome and includes:
- a CDS encoding sodium-translocating pyrophosphatase, whose translation is MEFLQNNLIYFIPVLGLIGIIVMAIKSAWVNKQDPGDANMQELAGYIADGAMAFLKAEWKVLSIFVVFTAALLAYSGTVHEVNGVELHSSWIIAVAFVIGAVFSATAGYIGMKAATKANVRTTQAARTSLSKALKVSFTGGTVMGLGVAGLAILGLGGLFIVFMQVFNVVEANSTEMKTAIEVLTGFSLGAESIALFARVGGGIYTKAADVGADLVGKVEAGIPEDDVRNPATIADNVGDNVGDVAGMGADLFGSYVATILATMVLGQEIVVDKLNGVAVDNLNGFSPVLLPMVICGLGILFSIVGTWFVRIKGEDSNVQTALNLGNWSSIVLTAIASYFIVMFMLPAQLHLRGVNFTSLDVFFAIIVGLIVGTLMSIITEYYTAMGKGPVNSIIQQSGTGHATNIIGGLSVGMKSTVAPILVLAAGIIFSYAFAGLYGVAIAAAGMMATTAMQLAIDAFGPIADNAGGIAEMSQLPPEVRERTDNLDAVGNTTAATGKGFAIASAALTSLALFAAFVGVAGIDAIDIYKAPVLAGLFVGAMIPFIFSALCIAAVGKAAMDMVQEVRRQFREIPGIMEYKAKPEYEKCVAISTEASIREMMLPGAIALLVPIIVGFGLKGVFPSVSSAEILGGLLAGVTVSGVLMGIFQSNAGGAWDNAKKSFEKGVSINGEMFYKKSEPHKASVTGDTVGDPFKDTSGPSMNILIKLMSIVSLVIAPYIAVGVMTETKQEIKKEIRVIKTVDSLGKETMDTVKNTIDTLTVKP
- a CDS encoding amino acid permease yields the protein MNFRKSIDLLTKEAAESGEGTLKRTLGPVNLVALGIGAIIGAGLFSITGSAAANNAGPAITISFIIAAIGCGFAGLCYAEFASMIPVAGSAYTYSYATMGELVAWIIGWDLVLEYALGAATVSISWSRYLVKFLAYYDVHLPAEVTMSPFETAQLLDGTTVHGMFNLPAVFIICLMSLVLMRGTQESAFINGLIVAIKVVIVFIFIFLGWKYINADNYSPYFIPADKPGHDSFFTNGWGGVIRAAGIVFFAYIGFDAVSTAAQEAKNPKKDMPIGILVSLFVCTVLYILFAHVMTGVANYDMFKGQDGIAPVAVAIDNMGVKNAAGVVTPAFPWLNKLIILAILGGYASVILVMLLGQSRVFFSMSKDGLLPKVFSSVHPKFSTPVKSNLLFMVFVSLFAAFVPAGVVGEMTSIGTLLAFILVCIGIVILRKRMPDLPRAFKVPLVPLIPILGVVVCLGMMVFLPLDTWVRLLVWMILGMDVYLFYGIKNSLLSDNNPVTLARSNKVVSLIGLALAALLVAVAFIHHSITDGKDTGLYYFSLVYAAVHLLLYAYRLSTSKNVKAKIN
- a CDS encoding MarC family protein; the encoded protein is MEFNFSQILSCSMVIFAIIDILGSIPVVIELRKKAGHIQSEKATIVATVLMIIFLFAGETLLKVIGLDVESFAIAGSFVIFFIAMEMILGLTIFKEEVPETVSIVPLAFPLIAGAGTMTTLLSLKTEYATQNIIVGILINMSFVYFVLKNTNRLERLFGKSGLNVLRKAFGIILLAIAIKLFRNNTGL
- a CDS encoding RsmB/NOP family class I SAM-dependent RNA methyltransferase, yielding MRIEHQIRAFEQIFKNYDGLLPLHRFLFIYFKQNKKMGSSDRRWSSRYIYSFFRLGKALIKEQQVLRLAVADFLCNTTPSLVVETHLPALAAKMELPVKAKLELVQQAFADFKLADVFSFHQNLSAAVEKEDFFESFFTQPDLFLRITTGHLKSLLEALKAHEVPVQELSETTLALPNGTKLENVFPNQKFYQVQDLSSQKTGMFFEPKTWDYWWDCCAASGGKSLLLHDLEPSVQLLVSDVRENSLNNLDDRFHEAGIKKYQKKVLDLLQNNDQDLHHYEFDGIILDAPCSGSGTWGRTPEMLYFFDEHKISNYTRLQKAIASNVVKYLKPGKPLIYITCSVFKQENEEVVSYLEENLSLKLEKMEVIKGYKDKADTMFVARLTKV